A stretch of the Poseidonibacter parvus genome encodes the following:
- the aspA gene encoding aspartate ammonia-lyase codes for MQEEHRIEKDFLGEKEIEKNAYYGIQTLRAKENFDITNTDISLFPTFIKSLAKVKKACALTNFELGDLNDRQRDAIIQACNEIIDGKFHDQFIVDPIQGGAGTSTNMNANEVIANRALEILGEKRSAYHIIHPNNHINMSQSTNDVYPTAIKITLYELIYRLKDSLRYLRDCFHEKAHEFKDVLKMGRTQLQDAVPMTLGQEFKTYEVMIDEDIFRLRDAQAMLKEVNLGATAIGTGINTKDSYQRKAISNLREVTGIDYVSAGDLIEATQDTGAFVHISGILKRVAIKISKICNDLRLLSSGPRAGFNEINLPKVQPGSSIMPGKVNPVIPEVVNQVAFEVIGADVTISMASEGGQLQLNVFEPIIAYKLFTSINMMRRSFYTLADKCVKGITANEDICMEYILNSVTIVTSLNPILGYETCSAIAKEALATNRRVYDIVLEKELFTKEELDKLLHPKNMVHNYSSVL; via the coding sequence ATGCAAGAAGAACACAGAATTGAAAAAGATTTTTTAGGCGAAAAAGAGATAGAAAAAAATGCTTATTACGGAATACAAACATTAAGAGCAAAAGAAAATTTTGATATAACAAATACAGATATATCTTTATTTCCAACTTTTATTAAGTCACTTGCAAAAGTTAAAAAAGCTTGTGCTTTGACTAACTTCGAATTAGGTGATTTAAATGATAGACAAAGAGATGCTATTATTCAAGCTTGTAATGAAATAATAGATGGAAAGTTTCATGACCAGTTTATAGTTGACCCTATTCAAGGAGGAGCTGGAACTTCAACTAATATGAATGCAAATGAAGTTATTGCAAATAGAGCCTTAGAAATTCTTGGTGAAAAAAGAAGTGCTTATCATATTATTCATCCTAATAATCATATCAATATGAGTCAATCAACAAATGATGTATATCCTACAGCCATTAAAATCACACTTTATGAATTAATTTATAGATTGAAAGATTCACTTCGATATTTAAGAGATTGTTTTCATGAAAAAGCACATGAATTTAAAGATGTTTTAAAAATGGGAAGAACTCAACTTCAAGATGCCGTTCCTATGACACTTGGACAAGAGTTTAAAACTTATGAAGTTATGATTGATGAAGATATTTTTAGATTAAGAGATGCCCAAGCAATGCTTAAAGAAGTTAACTTAGGTGCAACTGCAATTGGTACGGGAATTAATACAAAAGACTCATACCAAAGAAAAGCAATAAGTAATTTAAGAGAAGTAACAGGTATTGATTATGTAAGTGCTGGAGATTTAATAGAAGCTACACAAGATACAGGCGCTTTTGTTCATATTTCTGGAATCTTAAAAAGAGTTGCTATTAAAATTTCTAAAATTTGTAATGATTTACGTCTTTTAAGCTCAGGACCACGTGCTGGATTTAATGAAATAAATCTTCCAAAAGTACAACCAGGTTCTTCAATAATGCCAGGAAAAGTAAATCCTGTTATTCCTGAAGTTGTAAACCAAGTTGCTTTTGAAGTAATTGGTGCTGATGTTACGATTTCAATGGCTAGTGAAGGGGGACAATTACAATTAAATGTTTTTGAACCAATTATTGCTTATAAACTTTTTACTTCAATTAATATGATGAGACGTTCATTTTATACTCTTGCTGATAAGTGTGTAAAAGGAATAACTGCAAATGAAGATATTTGTATGGAATATATTTTAAACTCAGTTACAATTGTAACTTCATTAAATCCAATTTTAGGTTATGAAACATGCTCAGCAATCGCTAAAGAAGCCTTAGCAACAAACAGAAGAGTTTATGATATTGTCTTAGAAAAAGAACTATTTACAAAAGAAGAATTAGATAAACTTCTTCATCCAAAAAATATGGTTCATAATTATTCGAGTGTACTATAA
- a CDS encoding cache domain-containing protein: MNLKNESKLLFIIRYALPFFILIISIFATLFLHSQSKSDFENVKKEIEEKFIQNNKLIIKEQIETIYSQIISKQESTEKNLKESLQSRIYEVHLIVSNIYKKYKDTHSKKEIRDIINVIIKSIKFNDNRGYFFIYDKNATGVIHPLLPDFEGKNLVNLQDSKGEFILKESLDLLENNDESFQEWYFRKDKNDLNDYKKIGFIKNIYELDWFIGTGEYIQDFTKEVKKSILDEFNLIDFDNANKYLIIIDENNKYIKHTNSELLGKSISAAAKKYKVNINTQEVRNISKAGGYITIKFPKPNNITPRLKIIYSKLIPKWNWMISTGFYVDEVQVLIDKEKEKFAKKHDNELKNIYLLSLLVTFALLLISFLISKLIEKRFNEYKLNINKQIKENQKQYELLSQKSKLAAMGEMIGNIAHQWRQPLSVITTASSGIKIQKETDLLTDKILFDSLDIIILTSEHLSNTIEDFKDYFKPDKEKSIFLIEKPIKKTFRLLLSQSNIKKVTFIKDINTLKIEGYERELLQVLLNILNNAIDAFAEDTKNKYIFVSAYEKNQNAIIEIKDNAGGIEKDLLKRIFEPYFTTKHKSQGTGLGLYISQEIISRHMNGKIEAKNTSFTYNDEKYTGVKFCIILPLLKD; the protein is encoded by the coding sequence ATGAACTTAAAAAATGAAAGCAAATTACTTTTTATAATTAGATATGCTCTACCATTTTTTATTTTAATAATCTCAATATTTGCAACTTTATTTTTACATTCTCAAAGTAAATCTGATTTTGAGAATGTAAAAAAAGAAATCGAAGAAAAATTTATTCAAAATAATAAATTAATCATAAAAGAACAAATTGAAACAATTTATTCTCAAATTATTTCAAAGCAAGAATCTACAGAAAAAAATCTAAAAGAATCCCTTCAATCAAGAATTTATGAAGTTCATTTGATAGTCTCAAATATTTATAAAAAATATAAAGATACTCACTCTAAAAAAGAAATAAGAGATATTATAAATGTGATTATAAAATCAATTAAATTTAATGATAATAGAGGCTACTTTTTTATTTATGATAAAAATGCAACTGGTGTTATTCATCCTTTATTACCTGATTTTGAAGGAAAGAATTTAGTAAATCTTCAAGATAGTAAAGGTGAGTTTATATTAAAAGAATCCTTAGATTTATTAGAAAATAATGATGAATCATTTCAAGAGTGGTATTTTAGAAAAGATAAAAATGATTTGAACGATTATAAAAAAATTGGTTTTATAAAAAATATTTATGAATTAGATTGGTTTATAGGAACTGGCGAATATATTCAAGATTTTACAAAAGAAGTAAAAAAAAGCATTTTAGATGAGTTTAATTTAATAGATTTTGATAATGCTAATAAATATCTCATAATTATAGATGAAAATAATAAATATATAAAACATACAAACAGTGAACTTCTTGGTAAAAGTATTAGTGCTGCTGCAAAAAAATATAAAGTTAATATTAATACACAAGAAGTACGAAATATTTCAAAAGCTGGTGGATATATAACTATTAAGTTTCCAAAACCTAATAATATTACACCAAGATTAAAAATAATATATAGTAAACTAATACCAAAATGGAACTGGATGATTTCAACTGGTTTTTATGTTGATGAAGTGCAAGTTTTAATTGATAAAGAAAAAGAAAAATTCGCTAAAAAACATGATAATGAATTAAAGAATATTTATTTACTCTCTTTGCTAGTTACTTTTGCACTTTTACTAATATCTTTTCTTATTTCTAAGCTTATTGAAAAAAGATTTAATGAATATAAATTAAATATAAATAAACAAATAAAAGAAAATCAAAAACAATATGAATTACTTTCTCAAAAATCTAAACTTGCAGCAATGGGAGAGATGATAGGAAATATTGCTCATCAATGGCGACAGCCTTTATCTGTAATTACAACAGCTTCTTCTGGAATAAAAATACAAAAAGAAACAGATTTATTGACTGATAAAATTTTATTTGATTCTTTGGATATTATTATCTTAACATCTGAGCATTTATCAAATACAATTGAAGATTTTAAAGATTATTTTAAGCCAGATAAAGAGAAAAGTATTTTTCTTATTGAAAAACCTATTAAGAAAACTTTTAGGCTTTTATTATCACAATCAAATATTAAAAAAGTAACTTTTATAAAAGATATAAATACTTTAAAAATTGAAGGATATGAAAGAGAACTTTTACAAGTTTTATTAAATATTTTAAATAATGCAATAGATGCTTTTGCTGAGGATACGAAGAATAAATACATATTTGTTAGTGCATATGAGAAAAATCAAAATGCAATTATTGAAATAAAAGATAATGCAGGAGGAATAGAAAAAGATTTATTAAAAAGAATTTTTGAACCTTATTTTACTACAAAACATAAATCACAAGGTACAGGTCTTGGACTGTATATTTCTCAAGAGATAATATCTAGGCATATGAATGGAAAAATTGAAGCTAAAAATACAAGTTTTACTTATAATGATGAAAAATATACTGGAGTTAAATTTTGTATTATTCTGCCTCTTCTTAAAGATTAA
- a CDS encoding sodium-dependent tyrosine transporter, translated as MFVQLNERVFLNLNKITRTKIDHVEDGIRVRFYEGQDQVAKSQRFDDVKKAEKWLKKLLKSA; from the coding sequence ATGTTTGTACAATTAAATGAAAGAGTTTTTTTAAACTTAAATAAAATCACAAGAACAAAAATTGACCATGTTGAAGATGGAATTAGAGTAAGATTCTATGAAGGTCAAGATCAAGTTGCAAAGTCACAAAGATTTGATGATGTAAAAAAAGCTGAAAAATGGTTGAAAAAACTTCTTAAGAGTGCATAG